The following proteins are co-located in the Bradysia coprophila strain Holo2 chromosome X unlocalized genomic scaffold, BU_Bcop_v1 contig_130, whole genome shotgun sequence genome:
- the LOC119067877 gene encoding band 4.1-like protein 4, whose translation MNCLCRPSRTISVRIVLLDETDFLHEIKDDLSGQVLLDVVFAKLNLIETAYFGLRYLDAENQTHWLDVSTRLARQLKGSKDIYDMYFGVKFYAADPTKLVEEITRYQLFLQVKQDVLQGRLPVSFELASEIGAFIVQSELGDYDPRRHSNGYVSEFRLVANQSKELENRVMELHQQLKGMSPSAAELNYLEKVKWNDMYGVDLHPVLGEDSVEYFLGLTPSGIVVLRNKTTVAYYYWPRIAKVYFKGRYFMLRVCDKNNEVSTYGFETPRKSACRHLWRCCVEHHAFFRLVRVSPMQSQEGPAELFALGSRFRYSGRTEKQAVRDALEHGRSPPNFKRTPSRRQPRRSFDEIAETKILDINKHNAKSEIKTVSIPQPAQVFDSPYRSTCIVPSTLSIRQQSAYNNNNNTSRAPDSPRSIKSAPWARSQQKGLFGVTASPRSVRSATTRKTNIPPHRFRSSSVESQSSNDSRSCKKHRHKGRRTSDNESELSRGSHNSHRKHRRQRSKHRRNDSGSDNDSSRTRSFSGHRKSSGSVEVLVDSNHQWHEVQRRQAELTGGSAVQQASVMKSSLATKHQNNDTDSHSHSSSHHRSRRHKKNRSPSDSRSRVWSSELAKHLQFDLVDTAGMSESQLREIPYTVVETHSSKRSNANSVKVHKNTAIKDRVDRIRGIYLPETNGNEPTTINGSIRSASTVSSRECDRNSSLVRMMSSLSMGDFISPSSSCLNPLDESGLRVSHEHTDSGLGADQDYAYSSERSSDSTKYGTNKSSGTSVTSGHHKIIQPMVTHDSVSNRKKPPMHPNHQQNLRNSIVPVHSSNNRLYNNTVFHNNQYTFSLNRNGDGCYLDSRPMSSASSYGDGGRVSRGTKSDIGVPCRRPSTKSFLNSSIAHKSKIPSVKSDFLLSYLSNNQTHCTNSSAYHISGVSGSSVYSENYKTADKCLYTSSSGKLEFSGPPCTNDKQRNRVNTSNFVTPSNTNVGPLLYLDSDHVNNRGQNNTQLFQAMHNNPCRDVMPESQTNKSSSAKSTNRSNSLELILTPIIQSSRRPQ comes from the exons gATGACTTATCCGGTCAAGTTTTGTTGGATGTTGTATTTGCTAAATTGAACTTAATCGAAACAGCTTATTTTGGACTTCGATATCTGGATGCTGAAAATCAAACg cATTGGTTGGACGTGTCAACACGACTAGCTAGACAATTGAAAGGCTCCAAAGATATTTACGATATGTATTTCGGTGTAAAGTTCTATGCAGCTGATCCAACCAAATTGGTCGAAGAAATAACAAG gTATCAATTATTTCTGCAAGTTAAACAAGATGTCCTGCAGGGACGACTGCCGGTTTCATTTGAGCTAGCTTCTGAGATCGGTGCTTTCATCGTGCAAT CTGAACTCGGTGACTATGATCCCCGTCGACATTCAAATGGATATGTATCCGAATTTCGACTCGTTGCAAATCAATCAAAAGAGCTGGAAAATCGAGTTATGGAACTTCATCAACAATTGAAAGGAATGTCACCGTCTGCGGCCGAATTAAACTATTTGGAAAAAGTTAAATGGAATGATATGTACGGCGTGGATTTGCATCCGGTGCTG GGTGAGGACAGCGTCGAGTACTTTCTTGGTCTAACACCCAGCGGAATTGTTGTGCTACGCAATAAAACCACCGTAGCTTACTATTACTGGCCACGAATAGCCAAAGTTTACTTTAAAGGACGTTACTTTATGTTACGAGTATGTGATAAAAAT aATGAGGTGAGTACATACGGTTTTGAAACACCACGGAAATCAGCCTGTCGACACCTATGGCGATGTTGTGTCGAACATCACGCCTTCTTCCGATTAGTTCGTGTTTCACCAATGCAATCTCAGGAGGGTCCGGCTGAATTATTTGCACTTGGTTCTCGTTTTCGTTACAG TGGCAGAACAGAAAAACAAGCTGTTAGAGATGCTCTTGAACATGGCAGGTCGCCACCGAATTTTAAACGAACACCATCTAGACGACAACCAAGGCGTTCATTCGACGAGATagctgaaacgaaaattttagacATTAACAAACATAACGCTAAATCCGAAATTAAAACTGTATCGATACCTCAACCGGCGCAAGT ATTCGATAGTCCGTACCGGTCTACCTGTATAGTTCCGTCAACGTTATCGATTCGTCAACAGTCAGCCtataataacaataacaatacGAGTCGAGCGCCTGATTCTCCGCGAAGCATTAAGAGTGCTCCGTGGGCACGATCACAGCAGAAAGGTTTATTCGGTGTAACAGCTAGTCCTCGATCGGTGCGGTCAGCTACCACACGGAAAACCAACATTCCTCCACATCGGTTTCGTTCCAGTTCTGTCGAAAGTCAATCGTCAAATGACTCCAGATCTTGTAAAAA ACATAGGCATAAGGGACGGCGCACATCAGACAATGAAAGTGAATTGTCTAGAGGGTCGCACAATTCGCATCGCAAACATCGACGGCAACGATCGAAGCATCGTCGAAATGACTCCGGCTCGGATAACGATAGTAGTAGAACGCGTAGTTTCTCCGGTCATCGAAAATCGTCCGGTTCAGTGGAAGTTCTGGTTGACTCCAATCATCAATGGCATGAAGTACAACGAAGGCAAGCTGAATTGACGGGCGGCAGTGCTGTACAACAAGCATCGGTCATGAAGAGTAGCCTAGCTACGAAACATCAAAATAATGATACCGATTCGCATAGTCACAGCAGCAGCCACCATCGAAGTCGACGGCATAAAAAGAACAG GTCACCATCGGATAGTCGCTCTCGCGTATGGTCGAGTGAACTGGCCAAACATTTACAATTCGATCTGGTTGACACGGCTGGCATGAGTGAGAGTCAATTGCGCGAAATTCCGTACACAGTGGTGGAAACACATTCGTCGAAGCGATCGAATGCGAATTCCGTGAAGGTGCATAAAAACACAGCCATTAAGGATCGAGTCGATCGAATTCGAGG aatttaTCTGCCCGAAACGAATGGAAATGAACCGACTACTATAAACGGATCCATACGATCTGCGAGCACCGTTAGCTCTAGAGAATGTGATAGAAATTCAAGCTTAGTTCg CATGATGTCTAGTTTAAGCATGGGCGATTTTATATCACCATCTAGTTCATGCTTGAATCCATTGGATGAATCAGGCTTACGAGTATCACACGAACACACTGACTCAGGATTAGGCGCAGACCAGGACTATGCGTATTCATCGGAAAG ATCAAGCGATAGCACAAAATATGGAACCAATAAGTCGTCGGGAACGTCGGTCACATCCGGTCATCACAAAATCATCCAACCAATGGTGACTCATGATTCAGTGAGTAATAGGAAGAAGCCACCCATGCATCCTAACCATCAACAAAATCTAAGAAATTCCATCGTCCCTGTACATAGCTCTAACAATCGCTTATACAATAACACTGTTTTCCATAACAATCAATACACGTTTAGCCTGAATCGAAATGGTGATGGGTGCTATTTGGATTCGCGACCAATGTCATCGGCTTCGTCGTATGGTGATGGTGGCCGAGTGTCACGCGGCACAAAATCGGATATTGGTGTACCGTGTCGACGGCCGTccacaaaatcgtttttaaatAGTAGCATCgcacataaatcgaaaataCCGTCCGTTAAGTCAGACTTTTTACTGTCATACCTTAGTAATAATCAAACGCATTGTACAAATTCCTCTGCCTATCATATATCCGGTGTGTCCGGATCATCCGTGTATTCAGAAAATTATAAGACTGCCGATAAGTGTTTGTACACAAGTAGTAGCGGTAAATTAGAATTTAGTGGTCCCCCATGCACCAACGATAAGCAACGAAATCGTGTAAATACGAGCAATTTTGTAACCCCATCCAATACGAACGTAGGTCCATTGCTTTATTTAGATTCCGACCATGTGAATAATCGAGGCCAAAACAACACGCAATTATTTCAAGCGATGCACAAT